A portion of the Romeriopsis navalis LEGE 11480 genome contains these proteins:
- a CDS encoding GNAT family N-acetyltransferase: MNRIRTAKKTDQKYIIAAMLLAFDHNPLMRWIYPDAYQYLHHFPHLIQNTISSTFDCRTADMIQGYSGAALWLPPGITPDDDRQLKIIEQSTFESDQIPIVALLKQLQQYRPQIPHWSLPIIGIEPTKQGYGYGSALMKYGLARCDRQAAPVYLEATTPIRVAFYQRYGFEQLDQVQIGNSPLIFPMLRQPK; encoded by the coding sequence ATGAATCGGATTAGAACGGCCAAAAAAACCGATCAAAAATATATCATCGCGGCAATGCTGCTTGCCTTCGACCATAATCCCTTAATGCGTTGGATTTATCCTGATGCCTACCAATATCTCCACCACTTCCCACATCTTATTCAAAATACAATCAGCAGCACCTTTGATTGTCGGACTGCCGATATGATTCAGGGATACTCTGGGGCAGCATTATGGCTTCCTCCAGGTATAACTCCCGATGACGATCGACAACTCAAGATCATTGAACAAAGTACCTTTGAATCAGACCAGATACCGATCGTCGCTCTCCTCAAACAATTGCAACAGTATCGGCCGCAAATCCCTCATTGGTCATTGCCGATTATCGGTATCGAACCAACAAAGCAAGGTTATGGCTACGGGTCAGCATTGATGAAATATGGCTTAGCAAGGTGCGATCGACAAGCTGCCCCCGTTTACCTTGAAGCCACTACCCCGATTAGAGTGGCGTTTTATCAGCGTTATGGCTTCGAACAGTTAGACCAAGTCCAGATTGGCAATTCACCGCTAATTTTTCCCATGTTGCGTCAACCCAAATGA
- a CDS encoding C2 domain-containing protein: MTYYTTARNQAKTQNSGRDRLFLAGYLTLMSALSLFVTVDAASAFPTQDIQVSIIKAKAHSRFDPRIPFRKTHRADFYSRVVVQGKFLGNTQVKSNTDRPTFNQTFIHKVSRHSKFAGIGIDLYDSDSGSADDQADISPGRFGARLNLMYELNTGKIYHQDRQGSVSGPKTFIGRAGQTITMRGDGKNAAELTFRINRKL, translated from the coding sequence ATGACTTACTACACTACTGCACGGAATCAAGCAAAAACTCAAAATTCTGGGCGAGATCGGCTATTTCTAGCTGGTTATCTCACACTCATGAGTGCTCTTAGTCTTTTTGTGACAGTCGATGCAGCAAGCGCATTTCCGACCCAGGATATCCAAGTTTCGATTATCAAAGCAAAAGCTCACTCACGGTTTGACCCACGTATTCCATTTCGTAAAACTCATCGAGCGGACTTCTACAGTCGCGTTGTTGTACAAGGGAAATTTCTGGGCAATACCCAGGTGAAGTCAAACACTGATCGTCCGACGTTCAATCAAACGTTTATCCATAAGGTATCGCGCCATTCTAAATTTGCTGGGATTGGGATTGATTTATACGACAGTGATTCTGGCAGTGCCGATGATCAGGCAGATATTAGCCCCGGGCGCTTTGGGGCAAGACTGAATCTAATGTACGAACTTAATACGGGTAAGATCTATCACCAGGATAGACAAGGTAGTGTCAGTGGACCCAAAACATTTATTGGTCGCGCTGGTCAAACAATTACAATGCGCGGTGATGGAAAAAATGCGGCTGAATTGACTTTCCGCATTAATCGTAAACTCTAG